From one Culex quinquefasciatus strain JHB chromosome 3, VPISU_Cqui_1.0_pri_paternal, whole genome shotgun sequence genomic stretch:
- the LOC6032569 gene encoding multidrug resistance-associated protein 4: MESIRRKLAPNPRESANFLSVLTFWWTIDLFKKGYTKVLELQDLFRPLEVDKSDALGDRLEKKWFAQQSGPGRPSLIKAIFKTFWWEYTVLGFIAVFNDIFIRLAQPIFLGMLLQYFRRDSNVSRESALYYAGVIVGLNALSVISINQYILGSFQNGMKVRIAVCSVIYRKALRLSRTALGDTAPGKVVNLLSNDVNRFDIVSVFLHSMWSAPLLAIIVGVLLYVEIGLAGLIGMIVIFIVTPIQAYTGKLTSRFRLQTALRTDERIRLMDEIISGIQVIKMYAWEKPFAKLIKLARRMELKIVKKSAYVRGLYMTFLLFTTRTALFCTMMAMVLLGNDLTAAKVFVVAMYFGILANTMSAMFVRGIAEIAEAMVAMKRLQRFLEYEEKPGELPSVKDKFLQELGVNGDVSEKQKLIESDTQLPPNVAISMKNVTARWGAVKQQENPSNPASKNGTAQVPKIVETVKQMDEEDESWKSATLANVNLDFRKGILIGVIGPVGAGKSSLLQAILKELPVESGSIVSKGKHAYVSQEPWVFAGTVRQNILFGQPMEKERYDAVVQACALVRDFEQLPHADKTIIGERGAALSGGQKARISLARAVYRRADIFLLDDPLSAVDAHVGRHLFDICIGPRGRLGKMKTTRILVTHQVHFLKEADWIVVMNEGKVTMQGTPHDLSRNGIDFVELLAKLEEETGDGESSIVTSGKRSRRDSRASSRSIASSSQSLDDFDDETLEGDKSEKEKSKSPEDNQNIEMSSKGTVQGSVLLNYVRCGANPFIVFGLLLLFIATQIAASGADFWVAYWTSQEEQRIFLRQNGTDAVASIRANSSGVLEATVPEGDFVEEPLLSTELCMAVHGALVVSVFLIAISRSISFYQTSVRASQNLHDSMFNGCVSTSMRFYDTNPSGRILNRFSKDMGSVDELLPKAILDATQIILSMVGTIVVTVIVNPMFLVPLAFLGVIFIYLRRIYLKTSKNIKRLEGITRSPVFSHLAASLAGLPTIRAFAAQGELIKEFDSHQDLHTASFYMFITSATAFGFALDLLCLVFVLIVVFSFLLIDTSILGDRVGLAITQAMALTGMMQWGIRQSAEVANFMMSVERLLEYRDLKPEKQPDQPRPMNKSWPESGRIRFKNVSYRYFEGGSLVLKNLDFEINPKEKIGIVGRTGAGKSSLIGALFRLAQVEGDLLIDGVNTGEISLETLRSKISIIPQDPVLFSGTLRRNLDPFEDFPDSDLWSALEQVELKEIANGPLGLQMAVAAGGSNFSVGQRQLICLARAILRSNRILVLDEATANVDPTTDRLIQETIRIKFAECTVLTIAHRLHTVMDSDRVLVMDAGESVEFGTPHDLLQMPVGVFKEMVLATGPAESERLIATAKQKYEEMAAA; this comes from the exons AAAATGGTTCGCCCAACAGTCCGGCCCGGGTCGACCCTCCCTCATCAAGGCCATCTTCAAGACGTTCTGGTGGGAGTACACCGTGCTGGGGTTCATCGCCGTCTTCAACGACATCTTTATCCGGCTGGCCCAGCCGATCTTCCTGGGCATGCTGCTGCAGTATTTCAG GCGCGACAGTAACGTGAGCCGCGAGAGTGCCCTGTACTATGCGGGCGTGATCGTGGGGCTGAACGCGCTGAGCGTGATCTCGATCAACCAGTACATTCTGGGGAGCTTCCAGAACGGTATGAAGGTGCGCATTGCGGTGTGCAGTGTGATCTACCGGAAGGCGCTGCGGTTGTCGCGGACGGCGCTGGGCGATACGGCGCCCGGGAAGGTCGTGAACCTGCTATCGAACGACGTGAACCGGTTCGACATTGTGTCGGTGTTTCTGCACTCGATGTGGTCCGCGCCGCTGCTGGCGATCATCGTGGGAGTGTTGTTGTATGTGGAGATTGGGTTGGCCGGGTTGATCGGGATGATCGTGATCTTTATCGTAACGCCGATTCAGGCGTACACGGGCAAGTTGACTTCGCGGTTTCGGTTGCAGACGGCGCTGAGGACCGACGAGAGGATCCGGTTGATGGATGAGATTATTTCCGGGATTCAGGTGATCAAGATGTACGCTTGGGAGAAACCGTTTGCAAAGTTGATTAAGTTGGCCCGTAGGATGGAGTTGAAGATCGTCAAGAAGAGTGCGTACGTGCGGGGTTTGTACATGACATTTTTGTTGTTCACCACGAGGACCGCTTTGTTTTGTACGATGATGGCGATGGTCCTGCTAGGGAATGACCTCACCGCGGCCAAAGTATTCGTGGTGGCCATGTACTTTGGCATCCTCGCCAACACAATGTCCGCCATGTTTGTGCGAGGTATCGCCGAGATTGCTGAAGCCATGGTCGCGATGAAGCGCCTGCAGCGATTCTTGGAGTACGAGGAAAAACCCGGCGAGCTTCCCTCGGTGAAGGACAAGTTCCTCCAGGAACTTGGGGTCAACGGGGACGTTTCAGAAAAGCAGAAACTGATCGAGTCCGACACCCAACTCCCACCGAATGTAGCAATCTCAATGAAGAACGTGACCGCGCGGTGGGGTGCAGTGAAACAGCAAGAAAATCCATCCAATCCGGCGTCAAAGAACGGAACTGCCCAAGTGCCTAAAATTGTCGAAACCGTAAAACAAATGGACGAAGAGGACGAATCGTGGAAGTCGGCGACTCTCGCCAACGTCAACCTGGACTTCCGCAAAGGCATCCTAATCGGCGTCATCGGTCCCGTTGGCGCCGGCAAATCGTCCCTCCTGCAAGCCATCCTCAAGGAACTCCCCGTCGAGTCCGGGTCGATCGTCAGCAAAGGCAAGCACGCCTACGTCAGCCAGGAACCGTGGGTGTTTGCCGGCACGGTCCGCCAGAACATCCTGTTCGGCCAACCCATGGAGAAGGAACGCTACGACGCCGTCGTGCAGGCTTGCGCGTTGGTTCGCGATTTCGAGCAGCTGCCACACGCGGACAAGACAATCATCGGGGAGCGCGGAGCGGCCCTGTCCGGTGGGCAGAAGGCGCGAATCAGCTTGGCACGGGCCGTGTACCGGAGGGCGGACATCTTCCTGCTGGACGATCCGCTGAGTGCGGTGGATGCCCACGTGGGGCGGCATCTGTTCGATATCTGTATTGGACCACGCGGGCGGTTGGGCAAGATGAAAACCACTCGAATCTTGGTGACCCATCAGGTGCACTTCCTGAAGGAGGCCGACTGGATCGTGGTGATGAATGAG GGTAAAGTGACGATGCAAGGCACCCCGCACGATCTGTCCCGCAACGGGATCGACTTTGTCGAACTGCTGGCCAAGCTGGAGGAGGAAACGGGAGATGGCGAAAGCTCGATCGTAACGTCCGGCAAGCGCAGTAGGCGGGATTCCCGCGCCTCTTCGCGATCGATCGCATCGTCGTCGCAGTCGCTGGACGATTTCGACGATGAAACGCTTGAAGGCGACAAGAGTGAGAAGGAAAAGTCAAAATCTCCCGAGGACAATCAGAACATTGAGATGAGCTCGAAGGGCACGGTGCAGGGATCGGTACTGCTGAACTACGTGCGTTGCGGCGCGAATCCGTTCATCGTGTTTgggctgctgttgctgtttaTCGCCACGCAGATTGCGGCCAGTGGAGCGGACTTTTGGGTTGCCTATTGGACCAGTCAGGAGGAGCAGCGAATCTTCCTGCGGCAGAACGGGACCGATGCAGTGGCGTCGATCAGGGCGAACAGCTCGGGAGTTCTGGAAGCGACGGTGCCGGAGGGAGATTTCGTGGAGGAACCACTTCTTAGCACCGAACTGTGCATGGCCGTGCACGGAGCCCTCGTGGTCAGCGTCTTCCTCATAGCAATCTCAAG ATCAATCAGCTTCTACCAGACGTCGGTGCGGGCGTCCCAGAACCTGCACGACAGCATGTTCAACGGGTGCGTGTCCACGTCGATGCGCTTCTACGATACGAATCCGTCCGGCCGAATTCTGAACCGCTTCTCCAAGGACATGGGCTCGGTGGATGAGCTGCTGCCGAAGGCGATCCTGGACGCGACCCAGATAATCCTCAGCATGGTCGGGACGATCGTCGTGACGGTGATTGTCAATCCGATGTTTTTGGTCCCGTTGGCGTTTTTGGGGGTGATCTTTATCTACTTGAGGAGGATTTACCTGAAGACGTCGAAGAACATCAAGCGGCTGGAGGGAATTACGCGATCGCCGGTGTTTTCACATTTGGCAGCTTCGCTTGCGGGGCTTCCCACGATTCGTGCTTTCGCGGCGCAAGGCGAGCTGATCAAGGAGTTTGACTCGCACCAGGACCTACACACGGCGTCCTTCTACATGTTCATTACGAGCGCCACGGCGTTCGGATTTGCGCTGGATCTGCTCTGCCTGGTATTCGTGCTGATCGTGGTGTTTAGCTTCCTGTTGATCGACACCAGCATACTCGGCGATCGCGTCGGATTGGCCATAACGCAGGCGATGGCCCTCACCGGAATGATGCAGTGGGGTATTCGGCAGAGCGCCGAAGTGGCCAACTTTATGATGTCCGTCGAGCGGTTGCTGGAGTACAGGGACTTGAAGCCGGAAAAGCAACCCGATCAACCGAGGCCGATGAACAAGAGTTGGCCGGAGTCGGGGCGGATTCGGTTTAAGAACGTCAGCTATCGCTACTTTGAGGGCGGTAGCTTGGTGTTGAAGAACCTGGACTTTGAGATCAACCCGAAGGAGAAGATCGGGATCGTTGGACGGACTGGGGCAGGGAAGTCTTCCTTGATCGGAGCCCTTTTCCGGCTGGCCCAAGTCGAGGGCGATCTGCTGATTGACGGAGTCAACACCGGTGAAATTTCGCTGGAGACGCTTCGGTCGAAGATTTCAATTATACCCCAGGATCCGGTGCTCTTCTCCGGAACCCTGCGTAGAAACCTCGATCCGTTTGAGGACTTCCCCGATTCGGATCTTTGGAGTGCCCTCGAGCAGGTCGAACTGAAAGAGATCGCCAACGGTCCGCTGGGACTGCAGATGGCGGTGGCCGCCGGGGGTTCCAACTTCAGCGTTGGCCAACGCCAATTGATCTGCCTTGCCCGTGCCATCCTGCGAAGCAACCGGATACTGGTTCTGGACGAGGCGACCGCAAACGTTGATCCCAC CACCGACCGCCTGATCCAGGAGACGATCCGCATCAAGTTTGCCGAGTGCACCGTCCTGACGATCGCCCACCGCCTGCACACCGTCATGGACTCGGACCGGGTGCTGGTGATGGACGCGGGCGAATCGGTCGAGTTTGGCACGCCGCACGACCTGCTGCAAATGCCCGTCGGCGTGTTCAAGGAGATGGTCCTGGCGACCGGGCCCGCCGAATCGGAACGACTCATTGCGACGGCGAAGCAAAAGTACGAGGAAATGGCCGCGGCGTGA